ATGCCTGCACTCGAATCAGTGACCGGATGCAGCAAAAACAGGAGATCTATAACTACGTTATGGAGCTCACGGTTCGCCTCAAGCAAAGCAACACCAACTGACACAACGCTTCTGAGAGACGAAAAACGGCACTTCTTGGACTGACTTTCCGGAAAGTGCCGTTTTTGGTTGCTCAGGCGGATTCTGGTGGATACGTCGAGGCAACGGATTCGAGACATCAGATTCCTCATGGCTCCCCTTTATGAGGGGAGCTGTCGTCGCAGACGACCGAGGGGAGTTTCGACGGGGAACACGCAAAAACCCATGAAACGAGAGAATCGATTCTGAGGACCGATTTTGCGGGTTTGGGCGAGCGAGACGAAAAAAGTGCCGAAAACGGTCTCCAGAATCGATTCTCCTCGACGAAAAACAGCCTTCAACACGCCGTGCGAAAGTACGAAAACCAAAAAAGTTATCCACATAGTTGTGCACAGATGTGGGTAAACTCGGCGGATAACTCGTGGATTACCCACTATTTTGTTGTGGAAAACTCGTGCATAACTGCGACCTCGATGTGGAAAACCCAAATCCGACGAACTGGCTGTGGAAAACTCGCCCACTTATCCACAAGCCATGCAGAATTTGTCCACAATTTTCGGGGACTTATGAACCGTTGCATTCGTAGGGCTCAACCCTACTTATCCACACTATCCACCGGCCTTATTATGGCGATTACTTACTCAGTTACGTGAAAAGCATCATCGCCACAGTAACAGCCGGTCACCCATCGTACGTAAGTTCGCCACCCAACGGCTAGAATATTTCTCAGCCAATCCGACGAAGGGAACAATCACACATGAAAGTCGAAATCGATACCGCAGCCCTGGCCGACGCCGTAGCCTGGACCTCCCGAGTCATCGACGCACGTCCCTCCAACCCGATTCTCGCTGGCGTCAAGCTGGAAGCCATTGAAGGAACGCTGCAATTCTCCGCCTTCAACTACGAGATTTCCGCTCGCCACCACATCGAAGCCGGCGTTGACGAAGCCGGTTCCGTACTGGTTCAGGGCAAACTGCTGGCCGATATCACCAAATCGCTGCGTTCGGAGAAAACGTACCTGGTTACCGACGGCTCCACGCTGACCATCACGTCCGGCAAGTCGAAGTTCACCTTGCAGCTCATGCCCGACACCGAGTACCCGGATCTGCCTGTGGTACCGGCCATGCTCGGCCAAGTCGATGCCCCGACTTTCGTTCAGGCAGTGAACCAAGCATGCGTTGCCGTCTCCCGCGAAGAGAACCGCCCGGTGCTGACCGGCGTACGCATGCAGTTCCAAGGCGACAAGGTCGTCATGACCTCCACCGATCGCTTCCGTTTGGCCCGCGCCACCTTCACTTGGACTCCGCAGAACCCGGACGTCGACACCACCACGCTGGTTCGCGGCTCACTACTCAAGGATGTGGCCCGCGCTCTTGATGAGCACCAGAACATCCGCCTTGATTTCGACGCCGATAGCCCGACGCTGCTCGGCTTCGAAAACGCCGGCCGCGTCTCCACCTCCCAGCTCATCGACGGTGAATTCCCGGCGGTCGACCGCCTGTTCGCCGACGAATACCCGATTCAGGCCGTAGTCAACAAGCAGGATCTGCTCGACGCCATCAGCCGTGTGGCTTTGGTCGCCGAACGCAATGCTCCGATTCGCATGACCTTCACCGGTCAGGAAGTGGCGCTGTCCGCCGGATCGGTCGACGAGGCCCAGGCCAACGAGACACTGGACATCGACATGGATGGCGACGACATCACCGTGGCATTCAACCCGTCCTACCTGAAGGAGGGTCTGTCCGCCGTGACCGAACCATTCGTGCGCATCAAGATGACGACCCCGGTCAAGCCGGTCGAGTTCAACGGCCAGCAGGAAGCTGATTCCGACGAGTCCATGGACTACCGATACCTGCTCGTGCCGATGCGCTTTAACAACTGAAGTCCCTGAATTTCCAACGATTCGATAATGCACATCTCCCGTCTCGCACTCGACCACTACCGCTCATGGAGTCAGGTAGTGGTCGATTTCGTACCAGGCGTGAATATCCTGTTCGGCAAGAATGGCTTGGGCAAAACCAATCTGGTGGAAGCCGTCGAAGTGCTGTCCACCGGATCGAGCCATCGCACGTCCAGCACGTTGCCGCTGATCGAACGCGGGCAGACCACGGCCACCATCCGCGCGAACGTCGCTGATGATGCCGGCCAAACCACTACGTATGAAGCGTCGATTCATGCGCGTGGTGCCAACCGAGCCCGCATCAACTCGGGGTCGTCGCTGTATCTGCGCGATATCATCGGCAAGATTCCCAGCGTTTCCTTCACTCCCGAAGATCAGCGATTGGTGTCCGGCGATCCGGGAGCACGCCGCACCATGATGAATCAGGCTGCGGCTCTGCTCGAGCCCGGATACATGCAGACGTTGCAACAGTTCACGCGCATCGCCAAACAGCGTGCCACATTGTTGAAGCAATTGAATGCCAATGCCAATAATGGCCAGCCGATGGATGCGGTTCTGAGCGGTTTGGAAATCTGGACCGGCCAGTTCATCGAAGCCGGTGTGGTGTTGACCCGTATGCGAGCCCATGTGATTAGCCTGCTTGCCGAGCCATTTGCCGCGATTTACGCCGACTTGGCCGGTGCCGGCGAGCAGGTGACGCTCACATATGCGCCTTCATTCGACGAAGTGCTGATGTTCAACGATCCGCATCCGCAGATCAGCGAGCATTTCCAACGCATCTACCCCGGTGAAGTGGCTCGCGGCGTGAACCTTATCGGTCCGCAGCGCGATGACATGAACCTTGACTTGGCCGGTATTCCCGCCCGCGAGTTCGCTTCGAACGGCGAGATGTGGACGATGGCGTTGGCCTTGAAAATGGCATTGTTCGAAATCGTGCGTGACCGGTTGGGATTGCAGCCGATTGTGATTCTCGATGATGTGTTCGCCCAGCTTGATGACAGCCGGCGCGCGCAGATTCTTGATTTCGCCAGAAAACAGGATCAGGTGCTGATTACCGTGGCCGCTGAAGGCGATGTGCCCGACTATGAATCGGCCCATCGCATCGACGTGGCCGCACTGGCCGAACCAGCTTCCGTGATACTGCCAACTCTGGGCAATTTGTCCGATTTGCGGGAAAACGAGAGTTTGGGTAAGTATGACGGAAAAACCGCGGTGGACAGCGCGTCCGTAGAACGGAAAGTGTCATGAACCCGCCGATCGCCCGCCAACTCAACCTGGACGAGACCAAACTGCCGGCCGAAATATTCGAGCGGATCTCCCGTCGCGGGGCGACCTTGAAGGACTACAGACGCCGCCGTGAAGAGG
The window above is part of the Bifidobacterium longum subsp. infantis ATCC 15697 = JCM 1222 = DSM 20088 genome. Proteins encoded here:
- the dnaN gene encoding DNA polymerase III subunit beta, whose amino-acid sequence is MKVEIDTAALADAVAWTSRVIDARPSNPILAGVKLEAIEGTLQFSAFNYEISARHHIEAGVDEAGSVLVQGKLLADITKSLRSEKTYLVTDGSTLTITSGKSKFTLQLMPDTEYPDLPVVPAMLGQVDAPTFVQAVNQACVAVSREENRPVLTGVRMQFQGDKVVMTSTDRFRLARATFTWTPQNPDVDTTTLVRGSLLKDVARALDEHQNIRLDFDADSPTLLGFENAGRVSTSQLIDGEFPAVDRLFADEYPIQAVVNKQDLLDAISRVALVAERNAPIRMTFTGQEVALSAGSVDEAQANETLDIDMDGDDITVAFNPSYLKEGLSAVTEPFVRIKMTTPVKPVEFNGQQEADSDESMDYRYLLVPMRFNN
- the recF gene encoding DNA replication/repair protein RecF (All proteins in this family for which functions are known are DNA-binding proteins that assist the filamentation of RecA onto DNA for the initiation of recombination or recombinational repair.), whose protein sequence is MHISRLALDHYRSWSQVVVDFVPGVNILFGKNGLGKTNLVEAVEVLSTGSSHRTSSTLPLIERGQTTATIRANVADDAGQTTTYEASIHARGANRARINSGSSLYLRDIIGKIPSVSFTPEDQRLVSGDPGARRTMMNQAAALLEPGYMQTLQQFTRIAKQRATLLKQLNANANNGQPMDAVLSGLEIWTGQFIEAGVVLTRMRAHVISLLAEPFAAIYADLAGAGEQVTLTYAPSFDEVLMFNDPHPQISEHFQRIYPGEVARGVNLIGPQRDDMNLDLAGIPAREFASNGEMWTMALALKMALFEIVRDRLGLQPIVILDDVFAQLDDSRRAQILDFARKQDQVLITVAAEGDVPDYESAHRIDVAALAEPASVILPTLGNLSDLRENESLGKYDGKTAVDSASVERKVS